The Mycolicibacterium fluoranthenivorans genome segment GCCTGATCGCCGGTGCGACCGGAACCGGCAAGACGAAGTCGTTGCAGGTGATGGCCGAGCAGCTGTCCGCGGCCGGGGTGCCGGTGCTGATGGCCGACGTGAAGGGCGACCTGTCGGGGCTCTCGCGACCGGGGGAGGTCAATGACAAGACCGCCCAGCGCGCCAAGGACACCGGCGACGACTGGACGCCGACGGCGTTCCCGGTCGAGTTCCTGTCCCTGGGCACCGAGGGTATCGGGGTGCCGGTGCGCGCCACGATCACCAGCTTCGGGCCGATCTTGCTGTCGAAAGTGTTGGGGCTCAACGCAACCCAGGAATCCACCCTCGGTCTGATCTTCCACTGGGCCGACCAGAAGGGGCTGTCGCTGCTGGACCTGAAGGACCTGCGCGCCGTCATCCAGTTCCTGACCAGTGACGAGGGCAAACCCGAGCTGAAGGCGCTGGGCGCGGTCTCGCCGACCACGGCCGGCGTGATCCTGCGGGCGTTGGTCAACCTGGAGGCCGAGGGCGCGGACACGTTCTTCGGTGAGCCCGAGCTGGAGCCCAAGGATCTGATCCGGCTGGACGCCCAGGGCCGCGGCATCATCTCGCTGCTGGAACTTGGCGCGCAGGCCGCCCGCCCGGTGATGTTCTCCACCTTCCTGATGTGGGTGCTCGCCGATCTGTTCACCACGCTGCCCGAGGTCGGTGACGTCGACAAACCGAAACTGGTGTTCTTCTTCGACGAGGCGCACCTACTGTTCACCGACGCGTCCAAGGCGTTCCTGGAACAGGTCGAACAGACCGTCAAACTGATCCGCTCCAAGGGCGTCGGGGTGTTCTTCTGCACGCAGCTGCCCACCGATGTGCCCAACAACGTGCTCTCCCAGCTGGGCGCCCGGGTGCAGCACGCGCTGCGTGCCTTCACCCCCGATGACCAGAAGGCGCTCACCAAGACGGTCCGCACCTACCCGAAGACCACGGTGTACGACCTGGAGGAGGCGCTGACCTCACTGGGTATCGGCGAGGCGATCGTCACCGTGCTCTCCGAGCGCGGCGCGCCGACCCCGGTGGCCTGGACCCGGATGCGGGCGCCGCGGTCGCTGATGGACACCATCGGCCCCGACGCGATCAAGGCCGCGGCACTGGCCAGCCCGCTGCAGGCGACCTACGGGCAGACCATCGATCGGGAGTCGGCGTATGAGCGGCTCAACGCGCGGCTGGCACCGCCACCGGCGGCCGCGCCGGCACCCGCCGATCAGCTGCCGCCGCCGGTCTACACGGGCGGGGCGGAAACCGAGGGCACCTCGACCGCACGCAACGCCGCCGAGCCGGGCTTCTTCGACAAGATGGTCACCAGCCCGGCCTTCAAGAGCGCGATGCGCTCGGCCGGCACCGTCATCGGCCGCGAGATCACCCGCAGCATCTTCGGGACGGGCCGCCGCAGGCGGTGACTTCGGCGCGCCTACCCGCGCTCACCGCGGTGTTCTGTTCGGGGACATCGCTGACAGTTGTATGTCTCGGGACATCGCTGACACCTGAGTAGGGCGTGGACCAGCATGGTTCATGGCCCAGAAGGTGACGGCGATGGACATCCGGATGGCGGCGGCCCTGGCC includes the following:
- a CDS encoding helicase HerA-like domain-containing protein; this encodes MTSDSTATPAQQIAAGYAVEGQALELGTVVVDGVVDPTALVRIPLATVNRHGLIAGATGTGKTKSLQVMAEQLSAAGVPVLMADVKGDLSGLSRPGEVNDKTAQRAKDTGDDWTPTAFPVEFLSLGTEGIGVPVRATITSFGPILLSKVLGLNATQESTLGLIFHWADQKGLSLLDLKDLRAVIQFLTSDEGKPELKALGAVSPTTAGVILRALVNLEAEGADTFFGEPELEPKDLIRLDAQGRGIISLLELGAQAARPVMFSTFLMWVLADLFTTLPEVGDVDKPKLVFFFDEAHLLFTDASKAFLEQVEQTVKLIRSKGVGVFFCTQLPTDVPNNVLSQLGARVQHALRAFTPDDQKALTKTVRTYPKTTVYDLEEALTSLGIGEAIVTVLSERGAPTPVAWTRMRAPRSLMDTIGPDAIKAAALASPLQATYGQTIDRESAYERLNARLAPPPAAAPAPADQLPPPVYTGGAETEGTSTARNAAEPGFFDKMVTSPAFKSAMRSAGTVIGREITRSIFGTGRRRR